A portion of the Bacteroides faecium genome contains these proteins:
- a CDS encoding adenylosuccinate synthase — MKVDVLLGLQWGDEGKGKVVDVLTPKYDVVARFQGGPNAGHTLEFEGQKYVLRSIPSGIFQGNKVNIIGNGVVLDPALFKAEAEALEASGHPLKERLHISKKAHLILPTHRILDAAYEAAKGDAKVGTTGKGIGPTYTDKVSRNGVRVGDILHNFEQKYAAAKARHEQILKGLNYEYDLTELEKAWLEGIEYLKQFHFVDSEHEVNNLLKDGKSVLCEGAQGTMLDIDFGSYPFVTSSNTVCAGACTGLGVAPNRIGEVYGIFKAYCTRVGAGPFPSELFDETGDKMCTLGHEFGSVTGRKRRCGWIDLVALKYSVMINGVTKLIMMKSDVLDTFDTIKACVAYKMDGEEIDYFPYDITDGVEPVYAELPGWKTDMTKMQSEDEFPEEFNAYLTFLEEQLGVEIKIVSVGPDRAQTIERYTEE; from the coding sequence ATGAAAGTAGATGTTCTTTTAGGATTACAATGGGGCGACGAAGGTAAAGGAAAAGTAGTCGACGTTTTAACACCTAAGTACGATGTGGTTGCTCGTTTCCAGGGCGGCCCGAATGCCGGTCATACACTTGAGTTCGAGGGACAGAAGTATGTGCTTCGTTCTATTCCTTCCGGTATTTTTCAGGGAAACAAGGTAAACATCATCGGTAACGGTGTGGTACTCGACCCGGCACTGTTCAAAGCAGAAGCGGAAGCTCTTGAAGCATCAGGCCATCCGTTGAAAGAACGTTTGCACATCTCAAAGAAAGCTCATCTTATTCTTCCGACACACCGCATCCTCGATGCTGCTTACGAAGCTGCCAAGGGTGACGCCAAAGTAGGAACTACCGGAAAAGGTATCGGCCCTACTTATACGGATAAAGTTAGCCGTAACGGTGTTCGTGTAGGTGATATACTTCATAACTTCGAACAAAAATATGCTGCTGCAAAAGCACGCCACGAACAAATCCTGAAAGGTCTGAACTATGAGTATGACCTCACGGAATTGGAAAAGGCATGGCTGGAAGGCATCGAATATCTGAAACAATTCCATTTCGTAGATAGCGAACATGAAGTGAATAATCTGCTGAAGGATGGCAAGAGCGTTCTTTGTGAAGGTGCGCAAGGTACGATGCTTGACATTGATTTCGGTTCATACCCCTTCGTGACTTCTTCCAATACCGTTTGTGCTGGTGCATGCACCGGACTGGGAGTAGCTCCCAATCGTATCGGCGAAGTGTATGGTATCTTCAAGGCATATTGTACCCGCGTGGGTGCAGGTCCGTTCCCATCAGAATTGTTTGATGAAACAGGAGATAAGATGTGTACATTGGGACATGAGTTCGGTTCGGTGACAGGACGTAAACGTCGTTGCGGATGGATTGACCTGGTAGCGTTGAAGTATTCTGTGATGATAAACGGCGTTACCAAATTGATTATGATGAAGAGCGATGTTCTCGATACATTCGACACTATCAAGGCTTGTGTAGCTTACAAAATGGATGGTGAGGAAATTGATTACTTCCCGTATGACATTACCGACGGCGTGGAACCTGTATATGCAGAACTTCCGGGCTGGAAAACTGATATGACCAAGATGCAGAGCGAAGATGAGTTCCCCGAAGAATTCAATGCTTACCTGACTTTCCTGGAAGAGCAACTTGGTGTTGAAATCAAGATTGTATCTGTTGGGCCTGACAGAGCGCAGACTATCGAACGTTATACTGAAGAATAA